The following coding sequences lie in one Arachis hypogaea cultivar Tifrunner chromosome 4, arahy.Tifrunner.gnm2.J5K5, whole genome shotgun sequence genomic window:
- the LOC112744856 gene encoding uncharacterized protein isoform X1: MSFQHKSLWLPRDSGCFAGENLGYENSSRVEQKRDHQWFMNTGEPETFSNKKQAVEAIGGNPFSGVSHVNVSPWDTNSGFHSVTGQFSDRLFGSDPRRAINLVDKNLLSTGSGSLNVARRDVENQFRNEQSSGLSRSHAIADTSSDPNFGGIRKVKVNQVRDSYNLLPASIGHPYSRADSSTISIGTGHNRNDANISLGSAYNNGNDNIIAMVSGISNTNNNSISMDRPFNKADGSFMLMNQKYGLSMSQPFNRADFVPMDQSYSKGHENFIPTGPTYSKPGENFINISPFYGKGLENLVSMGPTYISTDSNIPPTLTPFETGNSSSFLAGHNYNKGVSGTMPFIAFTSNPESNPSGGITNGYNLLMGDQINPNAEQPVNNTQTANTQIDTTQKNKEKKTKKASSNNFPSNVKSLLSTGIFDGVVVKYVSWSREKSLGAVIKGTGYVCSCDDCKESKCLNAYEFERHAGAKTKHPNNHIYFENGKTVYGVVQELKNTPQEMLFDAIQNVTGTTINEKNFSSWKASYQAATKELQRIYGADEVIITQS; this comes from the exons ATG TCTTTTCAGCATAAAAGCTTATGGCTGCCACGGGATTCTGGCTGCTTTGCTGGAGAAAATTTGGGGTATGAGAATTCTTCCAGAGTTGAACAAAAGCGTGACCATCAGTGGTTTATGAATACAGGTGAACCAGAAACATTCAGCAACAAGAAACAAGCAGTTGAAGCAATTGGTGGTAATCCATTTTCAGGAGTTTCCCATGTGAATGTTTCTCCATGGGACACCAATTCAGGGTTTCACTCTGTCACAGGTCAATTTTCTGACCGGCTCTTTGGATCTGATCCTCGACGGGCAATCAATTTGGTTGATAAAAATCTGCTATCAACTGGAAGTGGAAGTTTGAATGTGGCTAGGAGGGATGTTGAGAATCAATTTCGTAATGAACAATCTTCTGGCTTGTCAAGATCTCATGCCATTGCAGACACTTCATCAGATCCCAATTTTGGTGGCATCAGAAAGGTTAAAGTCAATCAAGTCAGGGATTCTTACAATCTCTTGCCTGCTTCCATAGGGCACCCATATAGTAGGGCAGATAGTAGTACAATTTCAATAGGTACAGGCCACAATAGGAATGATGCGAACATATCGTTGGGATCAGCTTATAATAATGGGAATGACAATATCATTGCAATGGTCAGTGGAATAAGCAACACCAATAACAATTCTATTTCAATGGATCGTCCCTTCAATAAAGCCGATGGGAGTTTTATGCTGATGAACCAGAAGTATGGCTTGTCAATGAGTCAGCCCTTTAACAGGGCAGATTTTGTACCCATGGATCAGTCATATTCAAAGGGGCATGAGAACTTCATACCAACAGGTCCAACTTACAGTAAACCAGGAGAAAATTTCATAAACATCAGTCCTTTCTATGGCAAGGGCCTTGAGAATTTGGTATCCATGGGTCCAACATATATTAGTACCGATTCAAACATCCCACCAACATTGACCCCATTTGAGACTGGAAATTCTAGCTCTTTCCTAGCAGGTCACAACTATAATAAGGGTGTGAGTGGTACCATGCCCTTCATTGCTTTTACTAGTAATCCTGAGTCCAATCCCTCTGGTGGAATCACAAACGGCTATAATCTATTGATGGGCGATCAGATTAATCCAAATGCCGAACAACCTGTAAATAATACTCAAACAGCTAATACTCAAATTGATACTACACAGAAGAACAAagagaagaaaaccaagaaggCTTCATCTAACAACTTCCCTTCAAATGTCAAAAGTTTGTTGTCAACTGGTATTTTTGATGGTGTTGTTGTGAAATATGTTTCATGGTCGCGGGAG AAGAGCCTGGGGGCAGTCATAAAAGGAACTGGGTATGTGTGTTCATGCGATGACTGCAAGGAATCAAAG TGTCTAAATGCATATGAGTTTGAGCGGCATGCTGGTGCCAAGACCAAACACCCTAACAACCACATATACTTTGAGAATGGAAAAACCGTCTATGGTGTGGTTCAAGAGTTGAAAAACACTCCCCAGGAGATGCTCTTTGATGCAATTCAGAATGTCACTGGCACCACCATCAACGAGAAGAACTTTAGTAGTTGGAAAG CATCATATCAAGCTGCTACAAAAGAGCTTCAGCGTATATATGGAGCAGATGAAGTGATCATCACTCAATCCTGA
- the LOC112744856 gene encoding uncharacterized protein isoform X2: MHKSLWLPRDSGCFAGENLGYENSSRVEQKRDHQWFMNTGEPETFSNKKQAVEAIGGNPFSGVSHVNVSPWDTNSGFHSVTGQFSDRLFGSDPRRAINLVDKNLLSTGSGSLNVARRDVENQFRNEQSSGLSRSHAIADTSSDPNFGGIRKVKVNQVRDSYNLLPASIGHPYSRADSSTISIGTGHNRNDANISLGSAYNNGNDNIIAMVSGISNTNNNSISMDRPFNKADGSFMLMNQKYGLSMSQPFNRADFVPMDQSYSKGHENFIPTGPTYSKPGENFINISPFYGKGLENLVSMGPTYISTDSNIPPTLTPFETGNSSSFLAGHNYNKGVSGTMPFIAFTSNPESNPSGGITNGYNLLMGDQINPNAEQPVNNTQTANTQIDTTQKNKEKKTKKASSNNFPSNVKSLLSTGIFDGVVVKYVSWSREKSLGAVIKGTGYVCSCDDCKESKCLNAYEFERHAGAKTKHPNNHIYFENGKTVYGVVQELKNTPQEMLFDAIQNVTGTTINEKNFSSWKASYQAATKELQRIYGADEVIITQS; this comes from the exons ATG CATAAAAGCTTATGGCTGCCACGGGATTCTGGCTGCTTTGCTGGAGAAAATTTGGGGTATGAGAATTCTTCCAGAGTTGAACAAAAGCGTGACCATCAGTGGTTTATGAATACAGGTGAACCAGAAACATTCAGCAACAAGAAACAAGCAGTTGAAGCAATTGGTGGTAATCCATTTTCAGGAGTTTCCCATGTGAATGTTTCTCCATGGGACACCAATTCAGGGTTTCACTCTGTCACAGGTCAATTTTCTGACCGGCTCTTTGGATCTGATCCTCGACGGGCAATCAATTTGGTTGATAAAAATCTGCTATCAACTGGAAGTGGAAGTTTGAATGTGGCTAGGAGGGATGTTGAGAATCAATTTCGTAATGAACAATCTTCTGGCTTGTCAAGATCTCATGCCATTGCAGACACTTCATCAGATCCCAATTTTGGTGGCATCAGAAAGGTTAAAGTCAATCAAGTCAGGGATTCTTACAATCTCTTGCCTGCTTCCATAGGGCACCCATATAGTAGGGCAGATAGTAGTACAATTTCAATAGGTACAGGCCACAATAGGAATGATGCGAACATATCGTTGGGATCAGCTTATAATAATGGGAATGACAATATCATTGCAATGGTCAGTGGAATAAGCAACACCAATAACAATTCTATTTCAATGGATCGTCCCTTCAATAAAGCCGATGGGAGTTTTATGCTGATGAACCAGAAGTATGGCTTGTCAATGAGTCAGCCCTTTAACAGGGCAGATTTTGTACCCATGGATCAGTCATATTCAAAGGGGCATGAGAACTTCATACCAACAGGTCCAACTTACAGTAAACCAGGAGAAAATTTCATAAACATCAGTCCTTTCTATGGCAAGGGCCTTGAGAATTTGGTATCCATGGGTCCAACATATATTAGTACCGATTCAAACATCCCACCAACATTGACCCCATTTGAGACTGGAAATTCTAGCTCTTTCCTAGCAGGTCACAACTATAATAAGGGTGTGAGTGGTACCATGCCCTTCATTGCTTTTACTAGTAATCCTGAGTCCAATCCCTCTGGTGGAATCACAAACGGCTATAATCTATTGATGGGCGATCAGATTAATCCAAATGCCGAACAACCTGTAAATAATACTCAAACAGCTAATACTCAAATTGATACTACACAGAAGAACAAagagaagaaaaccaagaaggCTTCATCTAACAACTTCCCTTCAAATGTCAAAAGTTTGTTGTCAACTGGTATTTTTGATGGTGTTGTTGTGAAATATGTTTCATGGTCGCGGGAG AAGAGCCTGGGGGCAGTCATAAAAGGAACTGGGTATGTGTGTTCATGCGATGACTGCAAGGAATCAAAG TGTCTAAATGCATATGAGTTTGAGCGGCATGCTGGTGCCAAGACCAAACACCCTAACAACCACATATACTTTGAGAATGGAAAAACCGTCTATGGTGTGGTTCAAGAGTTGAAAAACACTCCCCAGGAGATGCTCTTTGATGCAATTCAGAATGTCACTGGCACCACCATCAACGAGAAGAACTTTAGTAGTTGGAAAG CATCATATCAAGCTGCTACAAAAGAGCTTCAGCGTATATATGGAGCAGATGAAGTGATCATCACTCAATCCTGA
- the LOC112744858 gene encoding uncharacterized protein codes for MAWFRAATVITKRKLLQRSAWNFAPRIQVLSSQQKTFHATNFTPKSQVVAPSKPSPVPLSRLTDSFLYGSSSTYLEELQKAWEADPSSVDESWDIFFRNYIGHDTSRISQVSTKQIQESMSLMLLVRAYQMYGHMIAKLDPLELGQRQIPQELDPANYGFTESDLDREFFLGAWKISGILSENQPVRTLRSILTRLEKAYCGTIGYEYMHIADTEKCNWLRDRIESEETAKFDREHCLVILERLAWSLKYEMFLGTKWSSAKRFGLEGAETLIPGLQEVIDRAADFGAENVVLGTTHRGRVNALGTVVKMPLRRIFCEFNGTLNSPDERGYTGTGDVKHHLGASYDHKTRNSKNVHISLVPNPSHLEAVDPVVEGKTRAKQYFSNDSERIKNISILIHGDGSLPGQGVAYESLHLSALPNYSTGGTVHLVLNNQVAFTTDPDSGRSSQYCTDIAKAFDSPVFHVNGDDMEAVARACQLAAEWRQTFHSDAMVDVVCYRRFGHNEVDEPFLTQPMMYKVIKNHPTALDFYEKKLVESGVVTQEEVDGIHKKINKILNDEFLASKDHVPDRKDWLSANWTGFKSPDQLSPIRNTGVKIETLKKIGKSITTLPDNITPHRAVKKFYEQRVQMLESGEGIDWGFAEALAFATLIAEGNHVRLSGQDVERGTFSHRHAIIHDQQTGVKYCPLDHVNPNQRKEMFTVSNSTLSEYGVMGFEFGYSMENPHSLVMWEAQFGDFANGGQVIIDNFLSSCEAKWLRQNGLVLLLPHGYDGQGPEHSSARLERFLQMSNENPFVIPEMDPKVTKQIQECNWQVVNITTPANYFHVLRRQIHREFRKPLIVMSPKNLLRHKECKSKISEFVDVEGNDEHQESTKFMRLIKDKNNHSQLEEGVRRVILCSGKVYYDLDEERGKINAKDIAICRVEQLCPFPYDLIQQELKRYPNAEIVWCQEEPMNMGAYYYMLPRLWTSMKTLGRGSMEDIKYVGRDPAAATATGFYKIHQKEQSELVHKAMQNQPIHYPF; via the exons ATGGCATGGTTTAGAGCTGCTACTGTTATAACTAAAAGGAAACTTCTTCAAAGAAGTGCATGGAATTTTGCACCAAGAATTCAAGTACTTTCTTCACAACAGAAAACCTTTCATGCCACAAATTTCACACCAAAATCACAAGTTGTTGCTCCTAGTAAGCCAAGCCCTGTGCCTCTTTCAAGGCTCACAGATAGCTTCTTGTATGGAAGCAGCAGCACATACTTGGAGGAGCTTCAAAAGGCATGGGAAGCCGATCCGAGCAGCGTCGACGAGTCGTGGGACATCTTCTTTAGAAACTACATAGGCCATGACACCTCAAGAATCTCTCAGGTTTCAACCAAACAGATTCAAGAGAGCATGAGTTTGATGTTGTTGGTAAGAGCTTATCAAATGTATGGTCACATGATAGCAAAATTAGACCCTTTAGAATTGGGACAAAGACAGATTCCTCAAGAACTTGATCCTGCAAACTATGGCTTCACTGAATCTGATCTTGACAGAGAATTCTTCTTAGGGGCATGGAAGATTTCAGGGATCTTATCCGAGAATCAACCGGTTCGGACCCTTAGGTCCATCCTAACAAGGCTTGAAAAGGCCTATTGTGGCACCATTGGGTATGAATACATGCACATTGCAGACACTGAGAAATGCAATTGGCTAAGAGACAGAATTGAAAGTGAAGAAACTGCGAAATTCGACAGAGAACATTGCTTGGTGATCCTAGAAAGGCTTGCTTGGAGTTTGAAGTATGAGATGTTCCTTGGCACCAAGTGGAGTTCAGCTAAGAGATTCGGCCTAGAAGGCGCCGAAACACTGATTCCAGGCTTGCAGGAAGTGATAGATAGAGCTGCAGATTTCGGAGCTGAAAATGTAGTTTTAGGCACAACACATAGAGGCAGAGTTAATGCTTTAGGCACAGTGGTTAAGATGCCGTTGCGCAGAATCTTCTGCGAATTCAACGGCACCTTAAACTCGCCGGACGAAAGAGGATACACTGGAACTGGTGATGTTAAGCACCATTTAGGTGCCTCTTATGATCATAAAACTCGAAATTCAAAGAATGTGCATATTTCATTAGTACCAAATCCTAGTCACTTAGAAGCAGTGGATCCTGTGGTAGAAGGAAAAACTAGAGCTAAACAATATTTTTCAAATGATTCTGAAAGAATCAAGAACATTAGTATTTTGATTCATGGAGATGGTAGTTTACCAGGACAAGGTGTAGCATATGAAAGTTTGCATCTAAGTGCTCTTCCAAATTATTCTACTGGTGGAACTGTTCATCTAGTCCTCAACAATCAAGTTGCTTTTACAACTGATCCAGATTCTGGAAGATCTTCTCAGTATTGTACTGATATTGCAAAAGCCTTCGATTCGCCGGTTTTCCATGTAAATGGGGATGACATGGAAGCTGTCGCGCGCGCCTGCCAGCTGGCAGCTGAGTGGCGACAGACTTTCCATTCAGATGCTATGGTTGATGTGGTTTGTTATCGCAGATTCGGCCACAATGAAGTTGATGAGCCATTTCTTACACAACCTATGATGTATAAG GTTATTAAGAACCATCCTACAGCTCTAGATTTCTATGAAAAGAAGCTTGTAGAATCAGGAGTAGTGACACAAGAAGAGGTTGATGGAATACACAAGAAGATTAATAAAATCCTCAATGATGAATTCTTGGCCAGCAAAGATCATGTTCCGGATCGAAAGGACTGGCTTTCTGCGAATTGGACCGGATTCAAGTCACCTGATCAACTTTCACCAATTAGAAACACAGG GGTGAAGATAGAGACATTGAAGAAAATTGGCAAGTCAATTACAACTCTACCAGATAATATTACACCTCATAGAGCAGTGAAAAAGTTCTATGAACAAAGGGTTCAGATGCTAGAGAGTGGAGAAGGCATAGATTGGGGTTTTGCAGAAGCACTTGCTTTTGCTACATTGATAGCAGAAGGTAACCATGTTAGGCTGAGTGGTCAAGATGTCGAAAGAGGTACATTCAGTCATCGCCACGCAATAATTCATGATCAACAAACTGGTGTGAAGTATTGTCCTCTTGATCATGTTAATCCaaaccaaagaaaagaaatgttCACAGTAAGCAATAG CACTCTTTCAGAGTATGGTGTAATGGGATTTGAATTTGGTTACTCAATGGAAAATCCACATTCCTTGGTGATGTGGGAAGCTCAGTTTGGTGATTTTGCCAATGGAGGCCAAGTGATCATAGACAATTTCCTGAGCTCCTGCGAGGCGAAGTGGCTTCGCCAAAACGGCCTTGTTCTGTTGCTTCCTCATGGTTATGATGGCCAAGGACCTGAACACTCAAGTGCAAGATTGGAACGTTTTCTTCAG ATGAGTAATGAAAATCCTTTTGTTATACCTGAGATGGATCCAAAGGTTACCAAACAAATCCAAGAATGTAATTGGCAAGTTGTTAATATCACAACTCCTGCTAATTACTTCCATGTTTTGCGACGCCAG ATACATAGGGAATTCAGAAAGCCTCTAATTGTGATGTCCCCTAAGAACCTTTTACGTCACAAGGAATGCAAATCAAAGATATCTGAATTTGTAGATGTTGAAGGaaatgatgaacatcaagagagTACCAAATTTATGCGCCTTATAAAGGACAAGAACAACCATTCTCAATTGGAAGAGGGTGTTAGAAGAGTTATTCTCTGCTCTGGAAAG GTATATTATGATCTTGATGAAGAACGTGGAAAGATCAATGCAAAAGATATTGCAATTTGTAGGGTTGAACAACTTTGTCCCTTTCCATATGATCTCATTCAACAAGAGTTGAAAAGATATCCAA ATGCAGAGATAGTTTGGTGCCAAGAAGAACCAATGAACATGGGAGCATATTATTACATGTTACCACGTCTTTGGACAAGCATGAAAACATTGGGAAGAGGATCCATGGAAGACATCAAATATGTTGGTCGTGACCCAGCTGCAGCCACAGCAACAGGGTTCTATAAGATTCATCAGAAGGAGCAGAGTGAGCTTGTTCACAAAGCCATGCAAAACCAACCAATTCACTATCCATTCTAA
- the LOC112744855 gene encoding zinc finger protein ZAT7-like, giving the protein MMKREREVIESMTMANCLMLLSRGSDQFRATYSSSFSSNYNNNDDNNSNRVFECKTCNRQFPSFQALGGHRASHKKPRLNDDHGGNNKMEDQHQLEPQKPKTHECSICGLEFAIGQALGGHMRRHRATSNLNHHNGRLLLHNNNNNNNNNSSTMSSSSGGSTSLESKNNSKRVLVLDLNLTPFENDLEILKIGNCLY; this is encoded by the coding sequence atgatgaagagagaaagagaagtgatTGAAAGCATGACCATGGCAAATTGCTTGATGCTACTATCTAGAGGAAGTGATCAATTTAGGGCAACATATTCTTcaagtttttcttctaattataACAACAACGACGACAACAACAGCAACAGAGTGTTCGAGTGCAAAACATGTAACAGACAATTCCCTTCATTTCAAGCACTTGGAGGGCATAGAGCTAGTCACAAGAAGCCAAGGTTGAATGATGATCATGGTGGCAATAACAAAATGGAAGATCAACATCAATTGGAACCTCAAAAGCCTAAGACTCATGAATGTTCCATTTGTGGGTTGGAATTTGCAATTGGTCAAGCATTAGGTGGACATATGAGGAGGCATAGAGCTACTTCAAATTTGAATCATCATAATGGAAGATTATTATtgcataataataacaataataataataataattcttctACTATGAGTAGTAGTAGTGGTGGTAGCACTAGCCTTGAGTCAAAGAATAATAGTAAGAGAGTTTTGGTTTTGGATTTGAATTTGACACCCTTTGAGAATGATTTGGAGATTTTGAAGATTGGAAATTGTTTGTATTGA
- the LOC112744859 gene encoding uncharacterized protein, producing the protein MAWFRAGASIAKHAIRRTLSQSRSSYLVSRARVFPSSQPPPPSQGRGFHTTLFKCKEQAAPVPRAVPLSRLTDSFLDGTSSVYLEELQRAWEADPNSVDESWDNFFRNFVGQAATSPGISGQTIQESMRLLLLVRAYQVNGHMKAKLDPLALEEREIPDDLDPALYGFTEADLDREFFLGVWRMSGFLSENRPVQTLRSILTRLEQAYCGSIGYEYMHIADRNKCNWLREKIETPTPTQYNRERREVIFDRLAWSTLFENFLATKWTSAKRFGLEGGETLIPGMKEMFDRASDLGVESIVIGMAHRGRLNVLGNVVRKPLRQIFCEFSGGHQPEDEVGLYTGTGDVKYHLGTSYDRPTRGGGRIHLSLVANPSHLEAVNPVVVGKTRAKQYYSNDVDRTKNMGILIHGDGSFAGQGVVYETLHLSALPNYTTGGTIHIVFNNQVAFTTDPRSGRSSQYCTDVAKALDAPIFHVNGDDVEAVVHACELAAEWRQTFHSDVVVDLVCYRRFGHNEIDEPSFTQPKMYKVIRSHPSALEIYQKKLLGTGEVTKEDIDRIHKKVTSILNEEFSASKDYIPKRRDWLSAYWLGFKSPEQISRIRNTGVKPEILKNVGKAITTIPENFTPHKAVKRIYEQRAQMIETGEDIDWGFAEALAFATLVVEGNHVRLSGQDVERGTFSHRHAVVHDQTTGEKYCPLDHIVMNQNEEMFTVSNSSLSEFGVLGFELGYSMENPNSLVIWEAQFGDFANGAHVIFDNFLSSGEAKWLRQTGLVVLLPHGYDGQGPEHSSARLERFLQMADDNPYVIPEMDPTLRKQIQECNLQIVNVTTPANFFHVLRRQIHREFRKPLIVMSPKNLLRSKACRSNLSEFDDVQGHPGFDKQGTRFKRLIKDQNDHSDLEEGIRRLVLCSGKVYYELDEHRTKVEAKDVAICRVEQLCPFPYDLVQRELKRYPNAEVVWCQEEPMNMGGYSYVLPRLISSMKAVGKGSYDDVKYVGRAPSAATATGFLKVHQKEQAEIAEKALQREPLNFPY; encoded by the exons ATGGCATGGTTTAGAGCTGGAGCCAGCATTGCAAAGCATGCAATTAGGAGGACCCTTTCTCAGAGTAGATCCTCGTATCTGGTGTCAAGGGCTAGGGTCTTCCCATCatcacaaccaccaccaccatcacaggGTAGAGGATTCCACACCACTCTTTTCAAGTGCAAGGAGCAAGCTGCGCCTGTACCCCGTGCTGTGCCCCTTTCAAGGTTGACCGATAGCTTCTTGGATGGGACAAGCAGCGTGTACTTGGAGGAGCTTCAGAGAGCTTGGGAGGCTGATCCCAACAGTGTTGATGAGTCATGGGACAATTTCTTTAGGAACTTTGTGGGTCAAGCTGCCACATCGCCTGGGATTTCTGGCCAAACAATTCAGGAGAGTATGAGATTGTTGTTGCTGGTGAGGGCATACCAGGTGAATGGCCACATGAAGGCCAAATTGGACCCTTTGGCTTTGGAGGAGAGAGAAATCCCTGATGATTTGGACCCTGCCCTTTACGGTTTTACTGAGGCTGATCTCGATAGGGAATTCTTCTTGGGGGTGTGGAGGATGTCTGGCTTTTTGTCCGAGAATCGTCCTGTGCAAACCCTTAGGTCCATTCTGACACGGCTAGAGCAGGCTTATTGTGGAAGCATTGGATACGAGTATATGCACATTGCAGACCGCAACAAGTGTAATTGGCTAAGGGAGAAGATTGAAACCCCTACCCCTACACAGTATAACCGGGAGCGCCGTGAGGTTATTTTCGATAGGCTTGCTTGGAGTACACTGTTTGAGAACTTCTTAGCCACCAAGTGGACTTCAGCAAAGAGGTTTGGACTTGAAGGAGGTGAGACACTTATTCCAGGCATGAAAGAGATGTTTGATCGCGCTTCTGATCTTGGGGTTGAGAGCATAGTTATAGGAATGGCACATCGTGGAAGACTGAATGTATTGGGTAATGTTGTTCGGAAGCCACTCCGTCAAATCTTTTGTGAGTTTAGTGGTGGTCATCAGCCTGAGGATGAAGTTGGGCTTTACACAGGAACTGGTGATGTTAAGTATCACTTAGGAACGTCTTATGATCGCCCTACACGTGGTGGCGGGAGGATACATTTGTCTTTAGTGGCAAATCCTAGTCACTTGGAAGCTGTCAACCCTGTTGTTGTTGGGAAAACTCGAGCAAAGCAGTACTACTCAAATGATGTGGACCGAACAAAAAACATGGGTATATTGATTCATGGAGATGGTAGTTTTGCTGGACAGGGCGTCGTCTATGAAACCCTGCATCTTAGTGCTCTTCCAAATTATACTACGGGTGGGACTATACATATTGTCTTCAATAATCAAGTTGCATTTACAACTGATCCAAGGTCTGGCAGGTCCTCACAGTATTGCACTGACGTTGCCAAGGCTTTAGATGCTCCTATCTTTCATGTGAATGGTGATGATGTGGAAGCAGTTGTGCATGCCTGTGAACTTGCAGCTGAGTGGCGCCAGACTTTCCATTCAGATGTGGTTGTCGACTTAGTGTGCTACCGTCGATTTGGTCACAATGAGATTGATGAACCATCTTTCACGCAGCCTAAGATGTATAAG GTCATCCGCAGCCATCCTTCAGCACTTGAGATCTATCAGAAGAAGCTACTGGGAACTGGGGAGGTGACAAAAGAGGACATTGATAGAATACACAAAAAAGTCACTTCAATTCTAAATGAAGAATTTTCAGCTAGTAAAGATTACATTCCAAAACGAAGGGATTGGCTTTCGGCGTATTGGCTTGGTTTCAAGTCACCTGAGCAGATTTCACGTATCCGAAATACTGG TGTGAAACCAGAAATTTTGAAGAATGTCGGGAAAGCAATCACAACCATCCCGGAGAATTTCACACCTCATAAAGCAGTGAAGAGGATTTATGAGCAGCGTGCCCAAATGATTGAAACAGGGGAAGATATTGACTGGGGTTTTGCAGAAGCACTTGCTTTTGCTACGTTGGTAGTTGAAGGCAATCATGTTCGATTAAGTGGTCAGGATGTTGAAAGAGGAACTTTCAGTCACCGCCATGCTGTAGTCCATGATCAGACAACAGGGGAGAAATATTGCCCCCTTGACCATATTGTCATGAACCAAAATGAAGAGATGTTCACTGTCAGCAACAG TTCACTTTCCGAGTTTGGTGTTCTTGGATTTGAATTGGGTTACTCCATGGAAAATCCAAATTCACTGGTGATCTGGGAGGCGCAGTTTGGTGATTTTGCTAATGGGGCTCATGTGATATTTGACAATTTCTTGTCTTCTGGTGAGGCTAAGTGGCTCCGTCAGACTGGGCTTGTCGTGTTACTTCCTCATGGTTATGATGGCCAAGGCCCTGAGCATTCAAGTGCCAGATTGGAACGCTTCCTTCAG ATGGCTGATGACAATCCTTATGTTATTCCTGAGATGGATCCAACTCTTCGGAAACAGATTCAGGAGTGCAATTTGCAGATTGTGAATGTCACAACTCCTGCTAACTTCTTCCATGTTTTGCGGAGACAG ATACATAGAGAATTCCGCAAACCTCTCATTGTAATGTCCCCTAAGAACCTGCTTCGTAGTAAGGCTTGCCGATCAAATTTGTCCGAGTTTGATGATGTCCAAGGACACCCAGGTTTTGACAAGCAGGGAACCAGATTTAAGCGCCTCATAAAGGACCAAAATGACCACTCAGACCTTGAGGAGGGTATTAGACGCCTCGTACTTTGTTCTGGAAAG GTTTACTATGAACTTGATGAGCACAGAACAAAGGTTGAGGCAAAGGATGTTGCAATATGTAGGGTGGAACAGCTTTGTCCTTTCCCTTATGACCTTGTCCAAAGAGAGCTTAAACGATATCCTA ATGCTGAGGTTGTCTGGTGTCAAGAAGAACCAATGAACATGGGTGGATACAGTTATGTTCTTCCCCGGCTTATTTCTTCCATGAAAGCCGTCGGCAAGGGAAGCTACGACGATGTCAAGTATGTCGGCCGTGCTCCATCGGCAGCCACTGCCACCGGTTTCCTCAAGGTTCACCAGAAGGAGCAGGCTGAGATCGCCGAGAAAGCCCTTCAACGCGAACCGCTCAATTTCCCATACTAA